The Polypterus senegalus isolate Bchr_013 chromosome 9, ASM1683550v1, whole genome shotgun sequence genome includes a window with the following:
- the got2a gene encoding aspartate aminotransferase, mitochondrial, with product MSLLKSSKLLCNVGNYYPCLSSFPVRASSWWSHVEMGPPDPILGVTEAFKRDSNPKKMNLGVGAYRDDNGKPYVLSCVRKAEAQIAAKKLDKEYLPIAGLADFNKASVELALGPTNEVIKSGRFTTVQTISGTGSLRVGANFLARFYQASRDVYLPKPSWGNHTPIFRDAGMQLSGYRYYDPKTCGFDFAGALEDLSKIPEKSIILFHACAHNPTGVDPKPEQWKELASVVKQRNLFSFFDMAYQGFASGDIDRDAWAVRYFIEQGLNVVLSQSYAKNMGLYGERVGAFTVVCSDADEAKRVESQLKILIRPMYSNPPLNGACIAATIMNTPELRQEWLQEVKGMANRIIGMREQLVSNLKKEGSSHNWQHIIDQIGMFCFTGLKPEQVERLTKEFSIYMTKDGRISVAGVSSSNVAYLANGIHQVTK from the exons CTCCTGGTGGTCGCATGTGGAGATGGGTCCACCTGATCCCATTCTTGGAGTAACAGAAGCTTTCAAGCGTGACTCTAACCCCAAAAAAATGAATCTTGGTGTGGGTGCTTATCGTGATGACAATGGCAAGCCTTATGTACTTAGCTGTGTGCGCAAG GCTGAGGCGCAGATTGCAGCTAAGAAGCTAGACAAAGAGTATCTTCCAATTGCTGGCCTAGCTGACTTTAACAAGGCTTCTGTGGAGCTGGCCCTAGGGCCTACTAATGAGGTCATAAAAAGTGGTCGG TTCACAACTGTGCAGACCATTTCAGGAACTGGGTCTCTTCGTGTGGGAGCCAACTTCCTG GCAAGATTTTACCAGGCCAGCCGTGATGTATACCTTCCAAAACCATCTTGGGGTAACCACACACCCATCTTCAGAGATGCTGGAATGCAACTTTCTGGATATCGTTACTATGACCCTAAAACATGTGGATTTGACTTTGCTGGTGCCTTGGAAGATCTGTCT AAAATCCCAGAAAAGAGCATCATTCTGTTCCACGCCTGTGCTCACAATCCCACTGGTGTGGACCCCAAACCAGAGCAGTGGAAGGAGTTGGCTTCAGTTGTTAAA caaaGAAACCTATTTTCCTTCTTTGACATGGCATATCAGGGGTTTGCAAGTGGAGATATTGATCGTGATGCATGGGCTGTCCGCTATTTCATCGAACAAGGCCTTAATGTTGTTCTTTCTCAATCCTATGCTAAAAATATGGGATTATATG GTGAGCGTGTAGGAGCCTTCACTGTTGTGTGTAGTGATGCTGATGAGGCAAAACGTGTTGAATCCCAGTTGAAGATCCTGATTCGCCCAATGTATTCCAACCCCCCACTTAATGGGGCTTGTATCGCTGCCACTATTATGAACACCCCTGAGTTAAGGCAGGAATG GTTGCAAGAAGTAAAAGGAATGGCTAACCGTATAATTGGCATGAGGGAACAGCTTGTGTCCAATTTGAAAAAGGAAGGGTCTAGCCATAATTGGCAGCATATCATTGACCAGATTGGCATGTTCTGTTTCACTGGCCTCAAACCTGAGCAG GTTGAACGTCTCACAAAGGAGTTCTCTATCTACATGACAAAAGATGGGCGCATCTCTGTGGCTGGTGTGTCATCATCAAATGTAGCTTACCTTGCCAATGGAATACACCAGGTCACCAAGTAA